The Anastrepha ludens isolate Willacy chromosome 2, idAnaLude1.1, whole genome shotgun sequence DNA window ggactggaacccgcaagggagcagtgAAGTGATAAAAATTGTGACTACTCTTGTATAgccatagggcctcgacaagactcagtcttgcgttggtttctttAATCTTTTTGCGGTCTGGCAGGGTagatgattagcctgccgctaccagatATAGCCAGTTTAGTTAAATATAATTTGTGTTTGCCGGAGACTAGCGGGTCAGTGGAATGACTATTTCCAAGTGTCAACAAATCGTCGACAAAAAAAGTCATAATTCAAAGTCGATACGCTGAAAGCAAATCTTATGAGCAAATGCATTTTGACATACTGGTGGCTAGTGTTCtacgaatttttaaaaagaagtataatattctgcatattagTACAGGTTCACGCAATTTGATATGTAAAAGTCTTTCAGGCTCCCTAATTACTGCAGTACATTTCCAGCTGAAATATATGCCGCAACAAAATCAACTGAATTAGCGCTGGAATTAATTCCTCTTAATACTCGggcaaacattttcattgatagtCAAGCGGATGTTAAAGCAATTACGGTTCCTTGCACTAACTCGGAATGTGTTCAACAATGCAGATCTAAAATGGATGAACTCTGCGGAAGTGGGCAGGTCACTATTTACTGCatacaaagacacaaaggaataGAAGGAAAAGCGAGAGCTGATTAGCTCGCTAAGGGAGGTATTTGCTTGTCCAGATTGAGCTCGCCAGAAATATACCCATTACTCTACTTTCTGAAAGCGGAACTAAATGAGGAACCAACTCTGGAAACGCAGTAGATATGGGAACACGCAACCTCGTACAAAAGTGCTAAAACTATGTTAAGGACTTGGAATACGAAGACTGCAAACTTCATTTTATTACTGTTTAAGAAacactgcaaaatattggtcGGAGTACTGACGAGACACTGGCCCACGCGAcatcacgcagccaaaatgAGATTACTCCAGAGCGATGCGTATAACACatgcaacgaagcgaatgcGAGGGGTACTTTGGAACACCTACTTTTGCACTGCCCCGTTCTTGGTCGGACTCGACAAATGTACCTAGgagcaacatatttttcatccttgaaaGTATTGCTGATAAAAGGCTGAAAAGCTTGTTAAAATTCGCGCAGACGTGCATTATGAATTGTTTAAAATAATATCTTCGACTCCAAATATCACTGGCACACAATGGACCCTAGGGGTCCAAGCGACATCTTTTCACAGATCTgccagcactacctaacctatCCATAGGTTTACCGAAGTcggtatataaaaaattcaaaaaaaaaaaaaaaaaacaaaaaaaaaaaaaataccgtcAGCACTAAACACAAATACCAGACGAGCGCGCGCTGCTTTCAAATCTATGCATTTTCATTCACCGGCGAACCAAAACTGTGCATTTCATTTAAGATGATACAAATCTGCGTTGTTAGCTTACTTCGATGAACCGTACCTTTGGAATAGTAAATTCTTTGCAAAGGCATATAACTCGACATCCAAGCTGTTCAGCTCCTCGATGCGTCTCTTTTGATCTGGTCGCAAATTGTTAACCGCCGACGCAGAaattgttgtgttgtgttgttcgAATGGTATCGCAAAGCGCAGATTGAATGTCTCCTCGAAAATATACTGCGACATCtatgtttttaaaatacaaGTAATTAATTACAGGAGCTCATTTCACATTTACATTTACAatacaaatttaagattttacCTTCTGATACTCGGTGAGTCCAAAGTATGCCATGGCAGCTAAATTGCGTTTAGCGCTCGCCAACATCACACGATCACGTTCGTGTGCCGGCATTGCAGTCTTGTTGTAACAGCCTACTAACGCCAAATCGGCCAGCATGCGCGTCTGTCGGTTAGCCGCCAAATTCGAATCGCATGCGGCGAATTCATCCAATTCCACGCCCAACCAGTCCTTGCCCTTATAGCATGGCGGCAACTCAGACGCCGTGGCTTGTCTGCCGAGACACCAGTGCCGTGAACCCTTCCATGTTGCACCGCGCCGCACATGCCGATACTCGGACATGTAACGCGAGATGGGTTCACGAAGTAACGTAATGTAGAAGTACCTTCGCTTCGCCGTCTCGCCTTCGTTCTTATCCAGCTCGATGTCGACGCAACTGGTCAATTCCGTCCAGTCGGCATGCAGGCCACACTTCCAGCCTGTTGAGTAGCGTGAGAAGAGCCAGTTTTCGTTGCGATGCGGACGGAAACAATAGCAACGTTTGCGTTGACGCTGGCATTCGCAAGGTCGCTACAAAGAGAtaatgcaacaaaaaacaagaattcTAAATAAATTGCAGTTCTTTGGACTTCTATTATTTATGTGatt harbors:
- the LOC128862759 gene encoding heparan-sulfate 6-O-sulfotransferase 1 isoform X1; the encoded protein is MILQPDIMAYNEAIMPPPGAVGAAAAAGPASNAYGVHHYQHHQPGGGGGGSAIALASTSAINAKSIQQNVIIANAGLSYEDVLNDDFQFDMDGHDVMVFLHIQKTGGTSFGRHLVRDLDLKRPCECQRQRKRCYCFRPHRNENWLFSRYSTGWKCGLHADWTELTSCVDIELDKNEGETAKRRYFYITLLREPISRYMSEYRHVRRGATWKGSRHWCLGRQATASELPPCYKGKDWLGVELDEFAACDSNLAANRQTRMLADLALVGCYNKTAMPAHERDRVMLASAKRNLAAMAYFGLTEYQKMSQYIFEETFNLRFAIPFEQHNTTISASAVNNLRPDQKRRIEELNSLDVELYAFAKNLLFQRYGSSKFEHLKAKDNDFEKRFANLGNIYYKQGVTEFNWDSNIDETLSTDH
- the LOC128862759 gene encoding heparan-sulfate 6-O-sulfotransferase 3-B isoform X2; the encoded protein is MILQPDIMAYNEAIMPPPGAVGAAAAAGPASNAYGVHHYQHHQPGGGGGGSAIALASTSAINAKSIQQNVIIANAGLSYEDVLNDDFQFDMDGHDVMVFLHIQKTGGTSFGRHLVRDLDLKRPCECQRQRKRCYCFRPHRNENWLFSRYSTGWKCGLHADWTELTSCVDIELDKNEGETAKRRYFYITLLREPISRYMSEYRHVRRGATWKGSRHWCLGRQATASELPPCYKGKDWLGVELDEFAACDSNLAANRQTRMLADLALVGCYNKTAMPAHERDRVMLASAKRNLAAMAYFGLTEYQKMSQYIFEETFNLRFAIPFEQHNTTISASAVNNLRPDQKRRIEELNSLDVELYAFAKNLLFQRFEHLKAKDNDFEKRFANLGNIYYKQGVTEFNWDSNIDETLSTDH